The Aggregatilinea lenta genome includes a region encoding these proteins:
- a CDS encoding alanyl-tRNA editing protein, which yields MTQRLYYTDSYTVSFHAAVIERTSLDGISAVVLDQSYFYPTSGGQPHDTGQIDGVPVVDVAIRESDGAVLHVLDGDLPLGPVHAQIDWARRFDHMQHHTGQHILSQAFIELLEAETIGFHLSADSVTIDLNILPPDAAQTAAVEGRAYAIVAENRPVRVLFPAEDEIPALGLRKIPPVEGRLRVVDIGGYDRTACGGTHVAHSAEVGLIKILRIDRRGDTSRVEFRCGQRALLDYRQKNALMNQLAADLTVGFWEVPAAVERLRAEAQDLRREVRALRAAALETDAAASWQAAERRDGYTLVVKAFEDRDAAEVRQFTQMVVGHPATVALCGVAGDKAQLIAARSDDLPFDMVPVLKRGLAIWGVDRGGGRPSFAQGGGASASLADVENALKSALQALQ from the coding sequence ATGACACAACGCCTTTATTACACTGACTCGTATACTGTTTCGTTCCACGCCGCAGTGATCGAGCGCACATCGCTTGACGGCATCTCGGCGGTCGTGCTCGACCAGAGCTATTTCTATCCGACCAGCGGCGGTCAGCCCCACGACACCGGCCAGATCGACGGCGTACCCGTGGTGGACGTCGCCATCCGTGAATCGGACGGCGCGGTGCTGCACGTGCTGGACGGCGACCTGCCGCTTGGCCCGGTTCACGCGCAGATCGATTGGGCGCGGCGCTTCGACCATATGCAGCACCACACCGGCCAGCACATCCTCTCCCAGGCGTTCATTGAGCTGCTTGAAGCGGAAACGATCGGCTTTCACCTGAGTGCGGACAGCGTCACGATCGACCTGAACATCCTGCCGCCGGATGCCGCGCAAACCGCCGCCGTCGAGGGCCGCGCCTACGCGATCGTGGCCGAAAACCGGCCCGTGCGCGTCCTGTTCCCCGCCGAAGATGAGATCCCGGCACTGGGCCTGCGCAAGATTCCGCCCGTAGAGGGACGGCTGCGCGTGGTGGACATCGGCGGCTACGACCGCACGGCCTGCGGCGGCACGCACGTCGCGCACAGCGCCGAGGTGGGCCTCATCAAGATTTTGCGCATCGACCGGCGCGGCGATACGTCGCGCGTCGAGTTCCGCTGCGGGCAGCGGGCGCTGCTGGACTACCGGCAAAAGAACGCATTGATGAACCAGCTTGCGGCAGACCTGACCGTGGGCTTTTGGGAAGTCCCGGCGGCGGTGGAACGGCTGCGCGCCGAGGCGCAGGACTTGCGGCGCGAGGTCCGCGCGTTGCGCGCCGCCGCGCTGGAAACCGACGCCGCCGCCAGTTGGCAGGCCGCCGAACGCCGTGATGGCTATACGCTGGTCGTGAAGGCGTTCGAGGACCGCGATGCGGCGGAAGTCCGGCAGTTTACGCAGATGGTTGTCGGGCATCCCGCGACGGTCGCGCTGTGCGGTGTGGCGGGCGATAAGGCTCAGCTCATCGCCGCACGCTCGGACGATCTGCCGTTCGACATGGTGCCCGTGCTCAAGCGCGGTCTAGCCATCTGGGGCGTGGATCGCGGCGGCGGGCGTCCCTCATTTGCGCAAGGCGGCGGCGCGTCCGCGTCGCTGGCCGACGTGGAAAACGCGCTAAAATCGGCGCTGCAAGCCCTCCAGTAG